The proteins below are encoded in one region of Populus alba chromosome 2, ASM523922v2, whole genome shotgun sequence:
- the LOC118035810 gene encoding cyclin-D5-1 isoform X1 — MAGESLSPNDLLCQEDFRAGLSVADEDDTYIDLSRTYVGDPDTEEEEYLALLANQEPHRGFDANDTLVTDSWFRNARLEAITWILRTRKTFGFHFHTAYLSMIYFDRFISSRSIDVSLSNRRFQLHMRFFLYLWFVYGFSVLQRRYSWVVKLISVACISLASKMEEVQVPSSPEFQTDGVIFESKSVKRVELGILSTLQWRMNYTTPFAFLRYFIMRFSRQDSPPRETISRTVRYILALMKEIHLMSHRPSVIAAAASLVVINNSLTRTTLETQMNSVAYPGFLNIEDVFRCYNLLQQLDVENVRSTANVSSASRNSSINGIKRRRLTFDDPDKN, encoded by the exons ATGGCCGGCGAATCTTTATCTCCCAATGATCTTCTTTGCCAAGAAGATTTTCGTGCTGGATTGTCAGTGGCAGATGAAGATGATACATACATTGATCTTTCACGGACTTATGTTGGTGATCCAGATACGGAAGAAGAAGAGTATTTGGCGTTGTTGGCTAATCAAGAACCTCATCGTGGGTTCGATGCTAACGACACTTTGGTTACTGATAGCTGGTTTAGAAATGCTCGCCTGGAAGCTATTACTTGGATTCTCAGA ACAAGAAAAACCtttggttttcattttcataCCGCTTACTTGTCCATGATATATTTTGATCGGTTCATTTCAAGTCGTTCCATTGATGTAAGCCTTTCGAATCGAAGGTTTCAACTCCATATGCGCTTCTTCCTGTACTTGTGgtttgtttatggtttttcGGTATTGCAGAGAAGGTATTCTTGGGTAGTTAAATTGATATCAGTAGCATGTATTTCTCTGGCCTCAAAGATGGAGGAAGTACAGGTGCCCTCTTCACCGGAGTTCCAAACAGATGGGGTTATATTTGAAAGTAAGAGTGTTAAAAGAGTAGAGCTTGGGATATTGAGCACATTGCAATGGAGAATGAACTATACAACTCCTTTTGCTTTTCTTCGCTACTTCATAATGAGATTCTCCCGGCAGGATTCTCCACCGAGGGAAACAATATCTAGGACCGTGCGatacattttggctttaatgAAAG AGATACATTTGATGAGCCATCGACCTTCTGTTATAGCAGCGGCTGCCTCATTAGTGGTAATAAACAACAGCTTAACAAGAACCACGTTGGAGACCCAGATGAATTCCGTTGCTTATCCAGGATTTCTTAATATT GAAGATGTGTTTCGATGTTACAATCTACTGCAGCAATTGGATGTGGAAAACGTTCGATCAACAGCTAATGTAAGTTCAGCTAGTAGGAATTCTTCGATAAATGGCATCAAGAGAAGACGGCTTACATTCGATGATCCTGATAAGAATTAA
- the LOC118035810 gene encoding cyclin-D3-1 isoform X2 encodes MAGESLSPNDLLCQEDFRAGLSVADEDDTYIDLSRTYVGDPDTEEEEYLALLANQEPHRGFDANDTLVTDSWFRNARLEAITWILRTRKTFGFHFHTAYLSMIYFDRFISSRSIDRRYSWVVKLISVACISLASKMEEVQVPSSPEFQTDGVIFESKSVKRVELGILSTLQWRMNYTTPFAFLRYFIMRFSRQDSPPRETISRTVRYILALMKEIHLMSHRPSVIAAAASLVVINNSLTRTTLETQMNSVAYPGFLNIEDVFRCYNLLQQLDVENVRSTANVSSASRNSSINGIKRRRLTFDDPDKN; translated from the exons ATGGCCGGCGAATCTTTATCTCCCAATGATCTTCTTTGCCAAGAAGATTTTCGTGCTGGATTGTCAGTGGCAGATGAAGATGATACATACATTGATCTTTCACGGACTTATGTTGGTGATCCAGATACGGAAGAAGAAGAGTATTTGGCGTTGTTGGCTAATCAAGAACCTCATCGTGGGTTCGATGCTAACGACACTTTGGTTACTGATAGCTGGTTTAGAAATGCTCGCCTGGAAGCTATTACTTGGATTCTCAGA ACAAGAAAAACCtttggttttcattttcataCCGCTTACTTGTCCATGATATATTTTGATCGGTTCATTTCAAGTCGTTCCATTGAT AGAAGGTATTCTTGGGTAGTTAAATTGATATCAGTAGCATGTATTTCTCTGGCCTCAAAGATGGAGGAAGTACAGGTGCCCTCTTCACCGGAGTTCCAAACAGATGGGGTTATATTTGAAAGTAAGAGTGTTAAAAGAGTAGAGCTTGGGATATTGAGCACATTGCAATGGAGAATGAACTATACAACTCCTTTTGCTTTTCTTCGCTACTTCATAATGAGATTCTCCCGGCAGGATTCTCCACCGAGGGAAACAATATCTAGGACCGTGCGatacattttggctttaatgAAAG AGATACATTTGATGAGCCATCGACCTTCTGTTATAGCAGCGGCTGCCTCATTAGTGGTAATAAACAACAGCTTAACAAGAACCACGTTGGAGACCCAGATGAATTCCGTTGCTTATCCAGGATTTCTTAATATT GAAGATGTGTTTCGATGTTACAATCTACTGCAGCAATTGGATGTGGAAAACGTTCGATCAACAGCTAATGTAAGTTCAGCTAGTAGGAATTCTTCGATAAATGGCATCAAGAGAAGACGGCTTACATTCGATGATCCTGATAAGAATTAA